One segment of Rubripirellula amarantea DNA contains the following:
- a CDS encoding alpha/beta hydrolase — MRTFLVAICLLCWTTPNGFGDEPVIENLWPDNPPGVKTSNPSVNDLPRLIITKVESKTPTAAVVILPGGGYWGLSMTNEGYDFATWFESLGISSAICTYRVRGPGEFLKWGEDKGDGPDSKPGNDGEGYGHPYPMMDAQRAIQTLRARAQELNIDPDRIGVIGFSAGGHLASTVSTHFVEGDSNATDPIKKVSSRPNFSILCYPVIGLGKPYTHGGSQKNLLGDDADADLIASLSNESQITKQTPPTFLFHTAEDSAVPVQNSIEYFMGCQRAGVQAELHVFPVGRHGLGLAKGSPGAEQWPSLCEQWLSQLGVINP, encoded by the coding sequence ATGCGAACTTTCCTGGTTGCGATCTGTCTACTGTGTTGGACAACGCCCAACGGATTTGGTGACGAGCCTGTTATTGAAAACCTTTGGCCCGACAATCCACCAGGCGTCAAAACGTCCAATCCAAGTGTCAATGATCTTCCCCGCTTGATCATCACCAAGGTGGAATCCAAGACGCCAACGGCGGCCGTGGTGATCCTTCCCGGCGGTGGCTATTGGGGGTTATCGATGACGAACGAGGGATATGACTTCGCGACATGGTTTGAATCGCTCGGTATCTCCAGCGCGATCTGCACGTATCGAGTTCGCGGCCCCGGCGAGTTCTTGAAGTGGGGCGAAGACAAGGGTGATGGCCCCGATTCGAAACCCGGTAATGATGGCGAAGGCTACGGGCACCCCTATCCAATGATGGACGCTCAACGTGCCATCCAAACGCTTCGCGCTCGGGCTCAAGAACTAAACATTGATCCCGACCGAATTGGGGTGATTGGTTTTTCCGCAGGCGGGCATTTGGCTTCGACCGTGTCCACTCACTTTGTCGAAGGAGATTCCAACGCGACTGACCCGATTAAAAAAGTCTCGTCGCGGCCAAACTTTAGCATCCTGTGTTATCCCGTGATTGGTCTCGGAAAACCCTACACTCACGGCGGTAGTCAAAAAAACCTTCTTGGCGATGATGCAGACGCCGATTTGATCGCGTCGTTGTCGAACGAAAGTCAGATCACCAAACAGACTCCACCCACCTTTTTGTTCCACACCGCTGAAGATTCAGCCGTGCCCGTCCAGAACAGCATTGAATACTTCATGGGTTGCCAGCGTGCTGGTGTTCAAGCGGAACTGCATGTCTTTCCGGTAGGTCGCCATGGGTTGGGACTGGCGAAAGGTTCGCCCGGTGCTGAACAGTGGCCGTCTTTATGCGAGCAGTGGTTAAGCCAACTTGGCGTCATCAACCCGTAG
- a CDS encoding tetratricopeptide repeat protein, with amino-acid sequence MMESVHYVTCLWPGLPELWWRGRLTALPAAIAFALAVNFVLVTRFIYPQWLPSGLATMAFWIGLVAWGFLIYRNIRELPEIVFPRAVSEEPDVFPAAQQAYLKGNWKVTEQLLNDVLAIEHRDPPALLLLAGVYRITERYESAEMLMKEIGRLEVADGWFLEVAAEQQRLEQAIEKQRLAESEMADEKETESDREESEREKPDHRAPQQDTSAADLTESGDDQQGMAA; translated from the coding sequence ATGATGGAATCAGTGCATTACGTGACATGCTTGTGGCCGGGTTTGCCGGAACTTTGGTGGCGTGGGAGGCTTACGGCTTTACCCGCGGCGATCGCGTTTGCGTTGGCTGTCAATTTTGTTCTGGTCACACGCTTCATTTATCCCCAGTGGCTGCCTAGCGGATTGGCAACCATGGCCTTTTGGATTGGCTTGGTTGCATGGGGTTTTTTGATTTATCGCAACATTCGCGAGTTACCCGAAATTGTTTTTCCTCGCGCGGTTAGCGAAGAACCAGATGTTTTCCCGGCCGCCCAGCAGGCTTATTTAAAGGGAAATTGGAAGGTCACCGAACAACTGCTCAACGATGTGCTAGCAATTGAGCATCGTGACCCTCCCGCTCTGTTATTGCTTGCCGGTGTGTATCGAATCACCGAGCGATACGAATCAGCGGAGATGCTGATGAAGGAAATTGGCCGTTTGGAGGTTGCAGATGGCTGGTTCCTGGAAGTTGCCGCCGAGCAGCAGCGGCTCGAACAGGCCATTGAAAAGCAACGTTTGGCCGAATCCGAAATGGCGGATGAAAAGGAAACAGAGTCTGATCGCGAAGAATCTGAACGCGAAAAGCCAGATCACCGAGCACCTCAGCAGGACACTTCCGCTGCCGATCTGACAGAATCGGGTGATGATCAGCAGGGGATGGCGGCCTGA